One region of Pseudobdellovibrionaceae bacterium genomic DNA includes:
- the ychF gene encoding redox-regulated ATPase YchF: MALQVGIVGLPNVGKSTLFNALTSTKKAEAANYPFCTIDPNVGVVTVPDPRLDQITQFIKPQTVVPTIIEFVDIAGLVKGASQGEGLGNQFLTHIRQTDAIVQVVRCFDDPNVIHVSGSVDPLRDMEIINTELMLADLDSVDKKLKRIEKMAKSDPKMKNEFECTRKVHEVLGKGLPARAADLDENERPFLRDMHLLTAKPVLYACNVSEEDMAKGGNAWVEQVRARAKEEGNNVVVICSAMEAEISTLPKEEQADFLASMGQTEPGLNRLILAAYELLGLQTYFTAGEKEVRAWTIRAGTKAPQAAAVIHTDFEKGFIRAETYHCSDLFALKSESAVKDAGKYRSEGKDYVVKDGDVLFFRFNV, encoded by the coding sequence ATGGCTTTGCAAGTCGGTATCGTCGGTCTGCCCAACGTCGGCAAATCCACTTTGTTCAACGCTCTCACTTCGACCAAAAAAGCGGAAGCCGCGAACTATCCCTTCTGCACCATCGATCCGAACGTCGGTGTCGTCACCGTTCCGGATCCGCGCCTGGATCAGATCACTCAATTCATCAAGCCCCAGACGGTCGTCCCCACGATCATCGAGTTCGTCGACATCGCGGGCCTGGTGAAGGGCGCCTCGCAAGGCGAAGGCCTCGGCAACCAATTCCTGACCCACATCCGTCAGACCGACGCGATCGTGCAGGTCGTCCGCTGCTTCGACGATCCGAACGTCATTCACGTTTCGGGTTCGGTCGATCCTTTGCGCGACATGGAGATCATCAATACCGAGCTGATGCTCGCGGATCTGGACAGCGTCGACAAAAAGCTGAAGCGCATCGAAAAGATGGCGAAGTCGGACCCGAAAATGAAAAACGAATTCGAGTGCACCCGCAAGGTTCACGAAGTTCTCGGCAAGGGCCTCCCCGCGCGCGCGGCGGATCTGGATGAAAACGAACGTCCGTTCCTGCGCGATATGCATCTGCTCACCGCGAAGCCCGTCCTTTACGCCTGCAACGTTTCCGAAGAGGATATGGCCAAAGGCGGAAACGCCTGGGTCGAGCAGGTCCGCGCCCGCGCGAAAGAGGAAGGCAACAACGTCGTCGTGATCTGCTCGGCGATGGAAGCCGAGATTTCGACGCTGCCGAAAGAGGAACAAGCCGACTTCCTGGCCTCGATGGGTCAGACCGAACCCGGATTGAACCGCCTGATCCTGGCGGCTTACGAGCTACTGGGCCTGCAGACCTATTTCACCGCCGGTGAAAAAGAAGTCCGTGCGTGGACGATCCGTGCGGGCACGAAAGCCCCGCAAGCCGCGGCCGTCATCCATACCGATTTCGAAAAAGGTTTCATCCGCGCCGAAACTTATCACTGCTCGGACCTCTTCGCGCTGAAGTCGGAGTCCGCGGTGAAAGATGCCGGTAAATACCGCTCGGAAGGCAAAGACTACGTCGTGAAAGACGGCGACGTTTTATTCTTCCGCTTCAACGTTTAA
- the radA gene encoding DNA repair protein RadA → MAKSKSKTIFVCQNCGAQRPRYEGRCSDCGEWNTYVEERVSSAPAPAVGDRSWLRPDAPKAGDLFTLDQNPAEQSLKRWSTGMGELDRVLGGGLVRGGFVLLGGAPGIGKSTILMQMAGGLSQNAEKIIYVSAEESVEQTAHRAQRLGVRAKNVAIVSEARMESILSLCESERPDVLIVDSIQTVYLESVDSAPGSVSQVRESAAQLLTLAKARGVSVFLIGHITKDGNIAGPKVLEHMVDCVLSFEGESTQQFRLLRALKNRFGAAHELGVFEMAGIGLREVANPSELFLEEKRDSNLGSAVYASVEGTRPLLCEIQALTVASPMANPRRTTLGVSQTRVHMLLAVLERHLEIQLSNQDVYVNVVGGLDLEDPSSDLAVVAALLSTEGRQELPPKCVFFGEVGLTGEVRATSFAEQRLREAQKLGFKHVFLPASNQKFLKSIVEDSPLKFHWIRNLREFPGILFSDKRK, encoded by the coding sequence ATGGCGAAATCGAAGTCCAAAACCATCTTTGTCTGTCAAAATTGCGGGGCGCAGCGGCCCCGTTACGAAGGTCGGTGTTCCGACTGCGGCGAATGGAACACTTACGTTGAAGAACGCGTGTCCTCCGCCCCGGCCCCCGCGGTCGGTGATCGCAGCTGGCTTCGCCCCGACGCGCCCAAGGCCGGTGACCTCTTCACCCTGGACCAAAATCCAGCGGAGCAAAGTTTAAAGCGCTGGTCCACCGGCATGGGTGAACTCGACCGCGTGTTGGGCGGCGGCCTGGTCCGGGGCGGCTTCGTGCTTTTGGGCGGAGCGCCCGGCATCGGGAAGTCGACCATCCTCATGCAGATGGCGGGCGGCCTTTCGCAAAACGCCGAAAAAATCATTTATGTTTCGGCCGAGGAAAGCGTCGAGCAGACCGCGCACCGGGCCCAGCGCCTGGGGGTGCGCGCGAAGAACGTCGCCATCGTTTCGGAAGCGCGGATGGAGAGCATCCTCTCGCTGTGCGAATCCGAGCGTCCCGACGTGTTGATCGTCGACTCGATCCAGACCGTTTACCTGGAGAGCGTGGACTCGGCCCCCGGCAGCGTTTCGCAGGTGCGCGAAAGCGCGGCGCAGCTCTTGACGCTGGCCAAAGCGCGCGGCGTTTCGGTTTTCCTGATCGGCCACATCACGAAGGACGGCAACATCGCGGGCCCCAAGGTCCTCGAGCACATGGTCGACTGCGTCCTGTCCTTCGAGGGCGAAAGCACGCAGCAGTTCCGCCTGTTGCGCGCGCTGAAAAACCGCTTCGGCGCGGCCCACGAACTGGGCGTTTTCGAGATGGCCGGCATCGGACTGCGCGAGGTCGCGAACCCCTCGGAGCTTTTCCTAGAGGAAAAGCGTGATTCAAATTTGGGTTCGGCGGTCTACGCCTCGGTCGAGGGGACCCGCCCCCTGTTGTGCGAAATCCAGGCGCTGACCGTCGCGAGCCCCATGGCCAACCCGCGCCGGACCACCCTCGGCGTCAGCCAGACGCGCGTGCACATGCTGCTCGCGGTCCTGGAACGTCATCTGGAAATTCAGCTGTCCAACCAGGACGTCTACGTGAACGTCGTCGGGGGACTCGATCTGGAGGATCCGAGTTCGGATCTGGCCGTGGTCGCGGCGCTGCTTTCGACCGAAGGACGCCAGGAGCTGCCGCCGAAATGCGTCTTCTTCGGTGAGGTCGGGCTGACCGGGGAAGTGCGCGCGACCAGCTTCGCCGAACAGCGGCTGCGTGAAGCGCAGAAGCTGGGCTTCAAACACGTCTTCCTTCCCGCTTCGAATCAGAAATTCCTGAAGTCCATCGTCGAGGATTCGCCCCTGAAGTTCCATTGGATTCGGAATCTGCGTGAATTTCCGGGAATTTTGTTTTCTGATAAAAGAAAATAA
- a CDS encoding ABC transporter permease, translating into MKAVLITLLGLIVLGVVSTQVTPLPTDVTNILQGPSPEHLWGTDSLGRDLFWRSLQGYGFSLALALLSAMIAGVIGVGLGTWAGWMGGRTDLILMRIIEVLESVPDLLLTIVLGLVVGLLFPGNVATLGLALGLSGWFEIARQTRVLTLRERQMLYADAAVALGAGRSRVLYKHIWPNIQGSVWILLLLQVPGFILAEASLSFFGFGVQPPQPSLGQVFVEGWRVMSATTHVLWGPTFLLFATLLAFRLVTLSRRR; encoded by the coding sequence GTGAAAGCCGTCCTCATCACGCTTTTGGGACTCATCGTTTTGGGCGTGGTCTCTACCCAAGTGACGCCGCTACCGACGGACGTCACGAACATCCTGCAAGGGCCCAGCCCCGAACATCTTTGGGGTACGGATTCGCTGGGGCGCGACCTCTTCTGGCGCAGTCTGCAAGGCTACGGGTTTTCGCTCGCGCTCGCGCTTTTGTCCGCGATGATCGCGGGCGTGATCGGAGTGGGGCTCGGCACCTGGGCCGGTTGGATGGGCGGGCGCACGGATTTGATCCTGATGCGGATCATCGAGGTTTTGGAATCGGTGCCCGACCTTCTGCTGACGATCGTGCTGGGCCTCGTGGTGGGGCTGCTCTTTCCGGGGAACGTCGCGACTTTGGGACTCGCGCTCGGCCTGTCGGGATGGTTCGAGATCGCGCGCCAGACGCGCGTATTGACCTTGCGGGAACGTCAGATGCTTTACGCCGATGCGGCCGTCGCGCTCGGCGCGGGGAGGTCGCGCGTTCTTTACAAACACATTTGGCCGAACATCCAAGGTTCAGTGTGGATTCTTTTGCTCTTGCAGGTGCCGGGTTTCATTCTGGCCGAGGCGTCGCTTAGCTTCTTCGGGTTCGGTGTGCAGCCACCGCAACCGAGTCTCGGGCAAGTGTTCGTCGAGGGCTGGCGGGTCATGTCGGCGACGACGCACGTCCTGTGGGGGCCGACGTTCCTGCTCTTCGCGACGCTGTTGGCGTTTCGGCTCGTGACGTTAAGTCGTCGTCGTTAA
- a CDS encoding amidase has translation MSLSEISATEIARRIKRRDISCLEVTEYFVQEQKRWNPKINAVVENRWSDALEDAREKDRELASVDDPQSLPVLFGVPMTMKEMLQVQGYRSTLGSIHRRRLVQTRDASVVGRMRQAGVTILGTTNVPELGFWFECENPVYGRTVNPFDLTRTAGGSSGGEAAMIAAGGSPIGLGSDVGGSIRMPAGMCGVFGHKPSNRIVPITGHYPASFDVIESLKDPRYPLTCLGPLARSSEDLWTIMRLLIGPDGLDQEVKRDFKLGAPVEDWSDATVWILPEPSMMGVGGTSNTMAQAVRLAGSYFESLGARVREMKPDVLRNAAFLWSAGLSEVQGRTFEVALFNEGHANLPVEIFRSLFGIRNYTMPALMTVVTERLMGANKSEWEGVNAARVAELHAMREKFNALLRGKNIFILPTHPREAPKNGSTVRRPLDFAMTGVFNALGLPATAAPVSWENDLPQSVQIISAWGQDHMTLSAAQVLESAFGGSRRPAFPT, from the coding sequence ATGTCCCTGAGCGAAATCTCCGCCACCGAAATCGCCCGTCGGATTAAACGCCGGGATATCTCGTGTCTGGAAGTCACGGAGTACTTCGTTCAGGAGCAAAAGCGCTGGAATCCTAAAATCAACGCGGTCGTCGAGAACCGCTGGTCCGACGCGCTCGAGGACGCGCGCGAAAAAGATCGCGAGCTCGCGAGCGTCGACGATCCCCAATCGCTCCCCGTCCTCTTCGGCGTGCCGATGACGATGAAAGAGATGCTGCAGGTTCAGGGCTACCGCTCAACCCTGGGATCCATTCATCGCCGTCGACTCGTGCAAACCCGCGACGCTTCGGTCGTCGGGCGCATGCGCCAGGCCGGCGTCACGATCCTGGGCACGACGAACGTTCCCGAGCTGGGCTTCTGGTTCGAATGCGAAAACCCCGTTTACGGCCGCACCGTGAATCCCTTCGACCTGACCCGCACCGCGGGCGGAAGCTCCGGCGGCGAGGCCGCGATGATCGCCGCGGGCGGAAGCCCGATCGGTCTGGGCTCGGACGTCGGCGGGTCGATCCGGATGCCCGCCGGGATGTGCGGGGTCTTCGGTCACAAACCCTCGAACCGCATCGTTCCCATCACCGGCCACTACCCCGCTTCGTTCGACGTCATCGAATCGCTGAAAGATCCCCGTTACCCGCTGACCTGTTTGGGACCGCTCGCCCGCTCCAGCGAGGATTTGTGGACGATCATGCGTCTGCTCATCGGTCCGGACGGTTTGGATCAAGAGGTGAAACGCGACTTCAAACTCGGCGCGCCCGTCGAGGATTGGTCGGACGCCACCGTCTGGATTTTGCCCGAGCCCTCGATGATGGGCGTGGGCGGAACCTCGAACACGATGGCGCAGGCCGTGCGTTTAGCGGGAAGTTATTTCGAGTCGCTCGGCGCGCGCGTGCGCGAAATGAAACCCGACGTTCTACGGAACGCGGCCTTCCTGTGGTCGGCGGGACTCAGCGAGGTGCAAGGACGGACCTTCGAAGTCGCCCTTTTCAATGAAGGCCACGCGAACTTACCCGTCGAAATCTTCCGCAGTCTGTTCGGCATTCGCAACTACACGATGCCCGCCTTGATGACGGTCGTGACCGAACGTCTGATGGGCGCGAATAAAAGCGAGTGGGAGGGCGTGAACGCCGCCCGGGTCGCGGAACTGCATGCGATGCGCGAAAAATTCAATGCCTTGCTGCGCGGGAAAAACATCTTCATTTTGCCGACGCATCCCCGCGAGGCTCCGAAAAACGGTTCGACCGTGCGACGTCCTTTGGATTTCGCGATGACCGGCGTTTTCAATGCGTTGGGACTTCCCGCCACGGCGGCGCCCGTCTCTTGGGAAAACGACCTTCCGCAAAGCGTGCAGATCATCTCGGCCTGGGGACAGGATCATATGACCCTGTCCGCGGCGCAGGTTCTGGAAAGCGCGTTCGGCGGCTCGCGCCGCCCGGCCTTTCCGACTTAA
- a CDS encoding 50S ribosomal protein L25: protein MSQQRFDLNVESRQPGKGTSRGLRNSRRVPAVVYGSVKSQPITLEEGAIRKYNVRAFENALFTLKSEDKALNNVVVLMKSVQVHPLTRNPRHVDLFALDLKKAVRISIEIKVEGKAAGIADGGLLNVVNRQIEIECLPTEIPDGITVDVSALGVGDSLHVSDLTLPEGVKLISSPDTTIAVVNLQEEEAAATPAADAAAAPAAAAAAPAKGAAAPAAPAKK, encoded by the coding sequence ATGAGCCAACAGCGCTTTGATTTGAACGTTGAATCCCGTCAGCCCGGCAAAGGCACAAGCCGCGGTCTTCGCAACAGCCGCCGCGTTCCCGCAGTCGTTTACGGCTCGGTGAAAAGCCAGCCCATCACTCTCGAAGAAGGCGCGATCCGCAAATACAACGTCCGCGCGTTCGAGAACGCCCTCTTCACTCTGAAAAGCGAAGACAAAGCCCTGAACAACGTCGTCGTTCTGATGAAGTCGGTTCAAGTTCACCCGCTCACTCGCAATCCCCGCCACGTCGATCTGTTTGCCCTCGACCTGAAAAAGGCCGTCCGCATCTCGATCGAAATCAAAGTGGAAGGGAAAGCGGCAGGGATCGCGGACGGCGGTCTGTTGAACGTCGTCAACCGTCAGATCGAAATCGAATGTCTCCCCACCGAAATCCCCGACGGGATCACCGTTGACGTTTCGGCTTTGGGCGTTGGCGATTCGCTCCACGTTTCGGACCTCACTTTGCCCGAAGGTGTGAAACTGATCTCGAGCCCCGATACAACGATCGCGGTCGTCAATCTTCAAGAAGAAGAAGCGGCAGCGACTCCCGCAGCCGATGCAGCGGCAGCTCCCGCCGCGGCGGCAGCAGCTCCCGCGAAGGGCGCAGCGGCTCCCGCAGCTCCGGCGAAGAAGTAA
- the pth gene encoding aminoacyl-tRNA hydrolase, with product MNRHWMIVGLGNPGPEYAFTRHNIGFIAVDLWAQALGVQRWSTESKALIAKAKWADRDVLFVKPQTFMNRSGESVQPLMAYYKIPLENLLVVHDELDFPFQTMKLQKNRGAGGHNGIKSISERLGTQDYIRMKVGIGRPAHPEMEVHAHVLGKFSNEEGQKLAEFLDWCGDGAESLLQDGFPKASSLFNGAMKVGAASAATKSAPAPKKE from the coding sequence ATGAATCGGCACTGGATGATTGTGGGCCTGGGAAATCCAGGCCCCGAATACGCATTTACCCGTCACAATATCGGATTCATCGCGGTCGATCTTTGGGCCCAGGCTTTGGGCGTCCAGCGCTGGTCGACCGAATCCAAAGCTTTGATCGCCAAAGCCAAGTGGGCTGATCGCGATGTCCTTTTCGTCAAACCTCAGACCTTCATGAACCGTTCGGGCGAAAGCGTCCAACCGCTCATGGCCTATTACAAAATCCCGCTCGAGAATTTGCTCGTCGTCCATGACGAACTCGATTTCCCGTTCCAGACGATGAAGCTGCAGAAAAACCGCGGCGCCGGCGGACACAACGGGATCAAGTCGATCTCGGAGCGCCTCGGAACCCAGGACTACATCCGCATGAAGGTCGGTATCGGCCGCCCCGCGCATCCCGAAATGGAAGTCCACGCGCATGTCCTGGGTAAATTCTCGAATGAAGAGGGTCAGAAATTGGCCGAGTTCCTCGACTGGTGCGGGGACGGAGCCGAATCCCTTTTACAGGACGGTTTTCCCAAGGCATCTTCACTGTTCAACGGCGCGATGAAGGTTGGCGCGGCTTCGGCCGCGACGAAATCCGCGCCCGCCCCCAAGAAGGAGTAA
- a CDS encoding transglycosylase SLT domain-containing protein, with amino-acid sequence MLKQPLRALRCAPLLAGLLLPVLSPSLVLAQKAATTGVAATYEPAYTLSQFFTQNKWDEALKNIDTELKRQPASETEFLQLARAFVLAEKKEWAKVTESVKPLLGRPGLWTDYVNLLSAQSDYHQGRIKEARAFAEKIDKKDTSRKVYNDAQILLAQIALVEGRFGDAQKLLAGLEKRVRNEADYAGVLWNLALSERGLGRTRDFCRRVTRIYRDFPDMPEVKDWGPFSDENKMGNKETLCAFSWDDLLDRNRNLMLSGQASRAKAEIDKVEKRAQGQRSFEIDRLKAHYFLHEGEVTQALELLAPYYQQRKGDLNYLGVIASAAARAGDSATSIGAYMNIHRMTPKSQRGRQALFQAAFMSYQYQDYDGATRRFRQFLTENGGSGLALDAEWHLAWISYLKGNYDRAYKAFGDLREKMSSRRFRHRHQTADRVEYWMAMSQLRLKNFEQARTLFETITRQGGEGYYALAARQRLKSIEQMQPRRIARWMASVSSSRMPASQRPILMNFDSNRWATSMAEGSIESPEDAISMNPLEETGDLQANEEGGETSDQKSVEIVDEPVNLSTSPSPFIVQKFERARRLISLGLVELAKWELYDIERKTANRDYLRQLTAEYEKIEQFHRSAAIATHRFIQQRREGWDAQRALWESAYPKAYDKFVSESSKSFEVPKDMVWAIMRAESAFKRDAISPVGALGLMQVMPKTGEKISELMGERGFAPQTLLEPPVAIRLGTRYLQRLSRTFESNRALMAAGYNAGPHRVKTWLNRFGTLELDEFIEHIPFLETRNYVKKVITNYQVYASLYSNQSDVFPELTQPILIRILEPVPMKETWEDI; translated from the coding sequence ATGTTGAAGCAGCCTCTCCGCGCGCTTCGGTGCGCCCCGCTTTTGGCGGGCCTACTTTTGCCGGTGCTTTCGCCCTCGCTCGTCCTCGCGCAGAAAGCCGCGACGACCGGCGTCGCCGCGACTTATGAGCCCGCCTACACCCTGAGCCAATTTTTCACCCAAAATAAATGGGATGAAGCGCTGAAAAACATCGACACGGAACTGAAGCGTCAACCCGCCAGCGAAACCGAGTTCCTGCAATTGGCGCGCGCCTTCGTTCTGGCCGAAAAAAAGGAATGGGCGAAAGTCACCGAGTCGGTGAAGCCGCTGCTCGGACGCCCGGGCCTGTGGACCGACTACGTGAACCTCCTGTCCGCGCAAAGCGACTACCATCAGGGCCGCATCAAAGAGGCGCGCGCGTTCGCCGAAAAAATCGACAAGAAAGATACCAGCCGGAAAGTGTATAACGACGCGCAGATTCTGCTCGCGCAGATCGCGCTCGTGGAAGGTCGCTTCGGCGACGCGCAGAAGCTTCTCGCGGGTCTTGAAAAACGCGTGCGCAACGAGGCGGACTACGCGGGTGTCCTGTGGAACCTCGCCCTCAGCGAGCGGGGGTTGGGCCGTACGCGCGACTTCTGCCGTCGCGTGACGCGCATTTACCGCGATTTTCCGGATATGCCCGAGGTGAAGGACTGGGGGCCTTTCTCGGACGAAAATAAAATGGGCAACAAGGAAACCCTCTGCGCGTTCAGCTGGGACGATCTGCTGGATCGCAACCGCAACCTGATGCTGTCGGGGCAGGCGAGTCGCGCGAAAGCCGAGATCGACAAAGTCGAGAAGCGCGCCCAAGGGCAGCGCAGTTTCGAGATCGACCGTTTGAAAGCGCACTATTTCCTGCACGAGGGGGAAGTCACGCAGGCATTGGAGTTGCTCGCGCCCTACTACCAACAGCGCAAAGGTGATTTGAACTATCTGGGCGTCATCGCTTCCGCGGCGGCGCGGGCGGGCGATTCGGCGACGTCGATCGGCGCTTACATGAACATTCACCGCATGACGCCGAAGTCCCAGCGCGGACGCCAGGCGCTGTTCCAAGCGGCGTTCATGAGTTACCAGTATCAAGACTACGACGGCGCGACCCGTCGCTTCCGTCAGTTCCTGACCGAGAACGGCGGTTCGGGACTCGCGCTCGATGCCGAATGGCATTTGGCCTGGATCAGCTACCTGAAAGGGAACTACGACCGCGCTTACAAAGCTTTCGGCGACCTGCGCGAAAAAATGAGCTCGCGCCGCTTCCGGCATCGTCACCAGACCGCGGACCGCGTGGAATACTGGATGGCGATGAGTCAGCTGCGCCTGAAAAATTTCGAGCAGGCACGCACGCTCTTCGAAACCATCACCCGTCAAGGCGGCGAGGGCTATTACGCCCTGGCGGCCCGTCAGCGTTTGAAGTCCATCGAGCAGATGCAGCCGCGCCGGATCGCGCGCTGGATGGCCTCGGTCAGTTCTTCGCGTATGCCCGCGAGCCAACGTCCCATCCTGATGAACTTCGATTCGAACCGCTGGGCGACCTCGATGGCCGAAGGTTCGATCGAAAGTCCCGAAGACGCGATCAGCATGAACCCGCTGGAAGAAACCGGGGACCTGCAAGCGAATGAAGAGGGCGGGGAAACCAGCGATCAAAAAAGCGTCGAGATCGTGGACGAGCCCGTCAACTTGTCGACTTCGCCGAGCCCCTTCATCGTGCAGAAGTTCGAGCGCGCGCGGCGTTTGATCAGTTTGGGTTTGGTCGAACTCGCGAAGTGGGAACTTTACGACATCGAACGCAAGACAGCGAACCGCGATTACCTGCGCCAACTGACCGCCGAGTACGAAAAAATCGAGCAGTTCCACCGCAGCGCCGCGATCGCAACCCACCGGTTCATCCAGCAACGTCGCGAAGGTTGGGACGCCCAGCGCGCGTTGTGGGAAAGCGCGTACCCGAAGGCCTACGACAAGTTCGTCTCGGAATCGTCGAAGAGCTTCGAGGTCCCGAAGGACATGGTGTGGGCGATCATGCGCGCCGAATCCGCGTTCAAACGCGACGCGATTTCGCCGGTCGGCGCCCTGGGCCTCATGCAGGTCATGCCGAAAACGGGCGAAAAAATCTCGGAGCTGATGGGCGAGCGCGGTTTCGCGCCGCAAACGCTGCTCGAACCGCCGGTCGCGATCCGTTTGGGCACGCGCTACCTGCAACGTCTATCGCGGACCTTTGAATCCAATCGCGCGCTGATGGCTGCGGGTTACAATGCCGGTCCCCATCGCGTGAAGACCTGGCTGAACCGCTTCGGCACGCTCGAGCTGGATGAGTTCATCGAACACATTCCGTTCCTGGAAACCCGTAACTACGTTAAAAAAGTGATCACGAATTATCAGGTTTACGCGAGCCTGTACTCGAATCAAAGCGACGTCTTTCCCGAGTTGACACAGCCGATTTTGATCCGCATTCTCGAGCCCGTGCCAATGAAGGAGACATGGGAAGATATTTAG
- a CDS encoding ribose-phosphate pyrophosphokinase: MTTGLKIFSGSSNPKLAQKIAQAAGVELGYCQLSQFADGEVQVEIHESVRGEDIFIIQSTCPPANQNYMELFIMIDALRRASAKSITAVIPYYGYARQDRKVAPRAPISAKLMADLLTTAGASRVVSVDLHAAQIQGFFNVPVDHLFAIPTLARAWRETYGWGPEFVAVSPDAGGVERTRAFAKRLECPLAIIDKRRSGPNEAKALHLIGDVTGKTAIIVDDMVDTAGTLTQAVESLYKNGAAKVFALATHPVLSGPAVSRLIESPIEKLWVTDTIPLSEAAKNSGKLEVVSVAPLLAEAIKRIHGNTSVSSLFDEST; the protein is encoded by the coding sequence ATGACGACGGGCTTAAAGATTTTCTCGGGAAGTTCGAATCCTAAACTCGCGCAAAAAATCGCGCAGGCGGCCGGGGTTGAACTCGGATACTGCCAGCTCAGCCAATTCGCCGACGGCGAAGTTCAGGTCGAGATTCACGAGTCGGTCCGCGGCGAAGACATCTTCATCATCCAGTCGACCTGCCCGCCCGCGAATCAAAACTACATGGAGCTCTTCATCATGATCGACGCCCTTCGCCGGGCCTCCGCGAAGTCGATCACGGCGGTGATTCCCTACTACGGTTATGCCCGTCAGGACCGCAAAGTTGCTCCCCGCGCGCCGATCTCGGCGAAGCTGATGGCGGATCTGCTGACCACCGCCGGCGCCAGCCGCGTGGTTTCGGTGGATCTGCACGCCGCCCAGATCCAAGGTTTCTTCAACGTTCCCGTGGATCACTTGTTCGCGATTCCGACGCTGGCCCGCGCGTGGCGCGAAACCTACGGTTGGGGCCCTGAGTTCGTGGCGGTCAGCCCCGATGCGGGCGGCGTCGAGCGCACCCGCGCCTTCGCGAAACGCCTCGAGTGCCCGCTCGCCATCATCGATAAACGCCGCTCGGGACCGAACGAGGCGAAAGCCCTTCACCTGATCGGGGACGTCACCGGCAAAACCGCGATCATCGTGGACGATATGGTCGACACGGCGGGAACCCTGACCCAAGCGGTCGAAAGCCTCTACAAAAACGGCGCGGCGAAGGTCTTCGCGCTGGCGACCCACCCGGTCCTTTCCGGCCCCGCGGTCAGCCGCCTGATCGAAAGCCCCATCGAAAAGCTCTGGGTGACCGACACGATTCCGCTCTCGGAAGCTGCTAAGAATAGCGGCAAACTTGAGGTCGTCAGCGTGGCGCCCCTCTTGGCCGAAGCGATCAAGCGGATCCACGGCAACACCTCGGTGTCGTCGCTTTTCGACGAATCGACGTAA
- a CDS encoding ABC transporter permease, translating into MGRYLVQRIALSLLSLWVLATVCFFLLRFLPGSPFLNDEALHPAVRAAFEAQVGLQAPPLTQYFNYLSGLAQGNFGVSYDSPGVPVARLLAERWVPTASLAGLSFALSLAGLLLFAFISTRSARLRRAGMGVALLGFALPGLVLAPLLVDLFALKLGWFPVARIESAWGYVLPVIAMSVRPSLRLGQILALELERLRRSDAARTARSLGFSEKRISFGWIFPEASVAVLAQLGTLFAQLLAGSFFVEVVFAIPGMGSLFAEGLTARDYPVVLGVALTTGAVAFASQLVVDLLLVRVDPRIELTRGET; encoded by the coding sequence ATGGGAAGATATTTAGTCCAGCGGATTGCGCTCAGTCTTTTGTCGCTTTGGGTTCTGGCGACGGTCTGTTTTTTTCTGCTGCGATTTCTTCCCGGTTCCCCATTCCTGAACGATGAGGCGCTGCACCCGGCGGTGCGCGCCGCCTTCGAAGCCCAGGTCGGGCTGCAAGCACCTCCACTCACGCAATACTTCAATTATCTGTCGGGTCTCGCTCAAGGAAATTTCGGCGTGAGTTACGACTCACCCGGAGTGCCGGTCGCGCGCCTGCTCGCGGAGCGTTGGGTGCCGACGGCGAGCCTGGCGGGATTGTCGTTCGCACTGAGCTTAGCGGGGCTTCTGCTTTTCGCGTTCATCTCGACGAGGTCCGCAAGGCTGCGCCGGGCGGGCATGGGCGTCGCGCTGCTCGGCTTCGCGCTGCCGGGGCTCGTGCTCGCGCCGCTTTTGGTGGATTTGTTCGCGCTGAAACTCGGCTGGTTCCCCGTGGCCCGCATCGAATCCGCGTGGGGTTACGTTTTGCCGGTGATCGCGATGAGCGTGCGCCCCTCGCTGCGGCTGGGGCAGATTCTCGCCCTGGAGCTCGAGCGTTTGCGCCGCTCGGACGCGGCCCGCACCGCGCGCTCGTTGGGTTTTTCCGAAAAGCGCATCTCTTTCGGTTGGATTTTTCCCGAGGCTTCGGTGGCGGTGCTCGCGCAGTTGGGAACGTTGTTCGCGCAGCTGCTTGCGGGTTCATTTTTCGTCGAGGTCGTCTTCGCGATCCCGGGGATGGGCTCGCTCTTCGCGGAGGGGCTCACCGCGCGTGACTATCCGGTGGTCCTCGGCGTCGCGCTGACGACCGGAGCGGTCGCGTTCGCCTCGCAGCTCGTCGTCGATCTTTTGCTCGTCCGGGTCGACCCGCGCATCGAGCTTACGCGGGGTGAGACGTGA